One genomic segment of Penaeus chinensis breed Huanghai No. 1 chromosome 24, ASM1920278v2, whole genome shotgun sequence includes these proteins:
- the LOC125037991 gene encoding pupal cuticle protein 36a-like has product MFEYVRIWLSVSNDHLLQVFLAVLVTLGSGAPQGYKLDNPSRPGLTTGPGFSSGVGITSGAGISSGSGFTTGSGVTSGGVSAGVSFTAGSGGHSFGSGGLSHGSDGLSGTGASTGAGGFTGAGATSGLIGGGISSLTDATAAGCKEGEILHVDGTCVVPEVSRKVFVVDVPQQQQLSGPPPSVPPPKVDHNILFVRLPEEGLAPEPIVIPPPRQNNIVYVLNKQNEQAQRVIEVEAPPPSEPEIYFVNYDDGENPTLPGGIDLLTALGSAAETGGEVIGVVGGAGTAGGIGGVSGLQGGGAGEGGIGGSGAGLAGGVGGSTGHGGISGVSGLGGNQGVSSGVFGGNVSNGGFGISVGSTGGQVRPGSQGNFGSPSGLYSTP; this is encoded by the coding sequence ATGTTTGAGTATGTCCGTATCTGGCTCTCAGTTTCTAACGACCACTTACTACAGGTGTTCCTAGCTGTGCTTGTCACTTTGGGAAGTGGTGCCCCACAAGGGTACAAATTAGATAATCCCTCCAGACCTGGACTGACAACAGGGCCAGGATTCTCCTCTGGAGTGGGAATTACAAGTGGAGCAGGAATCTCCTCTGGATCCGGATTTACAACTGGATCAGGAGTTACATCCGGCGGAGTCTCGGCTGGAGTAAGCTTTACCGCTGGATCTGGAGGACATTCATTCGGATCTGGAGGACTTTCACATGGATCCGATGGACTTTCCGGAACGGGAGCTTCTACTGGAGCCGGAGGCTTTACTGGTGCTGGAGCTACTAGCGGATTGATTGGAGGTGGAATTTCTTCCCTTACTGACGCCACTGCCGCTGGATGCAAGGAGGGAGAAATTCTGCATGTGGATGGAACTTGCGTAGTTCCTGAAGTGTCTAGGAAAGTTTTTGTTGTGGATGTTCCCCAACAACAACAGCTATCAGGTCCTCCACCAAGTGTTCCTCCTCCTAAAGTGGATCATAATATCCTGTTTGTGCGCCTTCCTGAAGAAGGTCTTGCACCTGAACCTATCGTTATTCCTCCACCAAGGCAAAACAATATTGTATACGTTCTCAACAAGCAGAATGAACAGGCTCAAAGGGTCATTGAAGTCGAAGCTCCTCCACCGTCAGAGCCCGAAATCTACTTCGTCAACTATGATGATGGAGAAAATCCTACTCTTCCTGGAGGTATCGATCTTCTTACTGCTCTTGGATCCGCTGCCGAGACTGGCGGAGAAGTAATTGGTGTCGTAGGAGGCGCTGGTACTGCTGGAGGTATTGGAGGAGTCTCAGGTCTGCAAGGAGGAGGCGCCGGAGAGGGCGGCATTGGCGGAAGCGGCGCTGGTCTTGCAGGTGGCGTGGGCGGAAGTACCGGACACGGCGGTATTAGTGGAGTTTCTGGCCTTGGAGGTAACCAAGGAGTTTCTAGTGGCGTATTTGGTGGAAACGTATCAAATGGTGGATTTGGAATCAGCGTTGGAAGTACCGGTGGACAAGTCCGACCAGGATCCCAGGGTAATTTTGGTTCCCCATCAGGTCTATATTCAACACCATAG
- the LOC125037992 gene encoding pupal cuticle protein 36-like translates to MTKNFFDLHTAEDDHGEIRSRYISEGSVGHSTSVAMKQLIFLAAIVTSGYGALQGYSLDKPSRSGLSTGPGFSAGVGITSGAGISSGSGFTSGSGVTPGGISIGIEPGVGGLAHGPGGLSHGSGITFTGVPTGVGSTDGLIGDGFPSITDAIAVGCKEGEILHVDGTCVVPEVSRKVFVVDVPQQQQLSGPPPSVPPPKVDHNILFVRLPEEGLAPEPIVIPPPRQNNIVYVLNKQNEQAQRVIEVEAPPPSEPEIYFVNYDDGENPTLPGGIDLLTALGSAAETGGEVIGAVGGAGTVGGIGGVSGLQGGAGQGGIGGSGAGLAGGVGGGAGLGVSGGSGGVFRGNSGSGGGFGISVGSTSGQVRPGSLGNLGTPSGLYSTP, encoded by the exons ATGACAAAGAATTTTTTTGATCTTCACACGGCTGAGGATGACCATGGCGAAATACGATCACGGTATATAAGCGAAGGATCAGTTGGACATTCCACATCAGTCGCCATGAAGCAATTG ATCTTCCTAGCTGCAATTGTCACTTCAGGGTATGGTGCCCTGCAAGGGTATAGTTTAGATAAACCCTCCAGATCCGGATTAAGCACAGGGCCAGGATTCTCTGCTGGAGTGGGAATTACAAGTGGAGCAGGAATCTCCTCTGGATCCGGTTTTACATCTGGATCAGGAGTTACGCCTGGCGGAATCTCGATTGGAATTGAACCTGGAGTCGGGGGACTTGCACATGGACCAGGTGGACTTTCACATGGATCTGGAATTACTTTTACTGGAGTCCCAACTGGGGTAGGAAGTACTGATGGTTTGATCGGAGATGGATTCCCCTCCATTACTGACGCCATTGCCGTTGGATGCAAGGAGGGAGAAATTTTGCATGTGGATGGAACTTGTGTAGTTCCTGAAGTGTCTAGGAAAGTTTTTGTTGTGGATGTTCCCCAACAACAACAGCTATCAGGTCCTCCACCAAGTGTTCCTCCTCCTAAAGTGGATCATAATATCCTGTTTGTGCGCCTTCCTGAAGAAGGTCTTGCACCTGAACCTATCGTTATTCCTCCACCAAGGCAAAACAACATTGTCTACGTCCTTAACAAGCAGAACGAACAGGCACAAAGGGTTATTGAAGTCGAAGCTCCTCCGCCGTCAGAGCCCGAAATCTACTTCGTGAACTACGATGATGGAGAAAATCCTACTCTTCCTGGAGGTATCGATCTTCTTACTGCTCTTGGATCCGCTGCCGAGACTGGCGGAGAAGTAATTGGTGCCGTAGGAGGCGCTGGAACCGTTGGAGGCATTGGAGGAGTCTCAGGTCTACAAGGAGGCGCCGGACAAGGCGGCATTGGCGGAAGCGGCGCTGGTCTTGCTGGTGGCGTCGGAGGAGGTGCCGGATTAGGTGTTAGTGGAGGCTCCGGTGGAGTATTTAGAGGAAACAGCGGATCTGGCGGTGGATTTGGAATTTCTGTAGGAAGTACAAGTGGACAAGTCCGACCTGGATCTCTTGGTAATTTGGGAACTCCGTCAGGTCTATATTCGACACCATAG